The Microaerobacter geothermalis genomic sequence TGGGCCTTCCATTTTATTAATTGGAACACCATTAGAAATTTTCTTAACCTTAATATCAGCCATTATTGGTATCTATGGTATTGCTGCTGGTGCAGAAGGATGGTTAAAACGAGATATGAAATGGTGGGAGCGAGTAATTATTATAGCCAGTTCTTTAACATTGATTAAACCAGGTCTTATAACAGATGTTATTGGGTTTTTTGGTGTGGCATTTATTTTTCTTTTACATCGTGTTTCAACCAGGAAAACCAATCTATCAATACAAGCTGATTAACTGATGGTAATTAATCAAAGGGTAGGAAAGGAGATGCAAATATGAAAAAACTTACTGTCGTTGGTTCGGGGACAATGGGGCGTGGGATTGCATATGTGGCAGCTCTTGGTGAATATCAGGTTTATTTGCAAGACATTAATCAAGAATCGTTGGATTCTGCTCAAAGATATATAGAAATAGAAATGAGAAAAAGTGCTGAACGTGGATTTATTAATCCCGAAAAAGTGCAATCAGCCCTTGAAAGGATTACTTATACAACTAGTTTAGAAGAAGCTGTTGGAAAAGCAGATATTGTGATTGAAGCTGTATTTGAATTAATGGATTTAAAAATCGAGATATTCAAGAAGTTGGATAAATTATGTCCGGAACACACGGTTTTAGCCACAAATACATCAACAATGAGTCCAACTGAAATTGCTGCCCAAACTTCGCGCCCGGAAAAATGTATTGCAATGCATTTTTTTAACCCTGTTCATAAAATGAAGCTTATTGAAATCATCCGTGGATTGGAAACTTCTGATGAAACTGTAGCCATAGCAAAGGAAGTTGGGGTTAGATTAGGAAAAGAAACAGTAGAGGTTAACGAATTTCCTGGATTTGTCACTAGCCGAATGAATTGCTTGATTGGAAATGAAGCAATGAACATGTTGATGGAGGGAGTTGCATCAGCAGAAGATATTGATAAAGCATTAAAGTTAGGTTTAAACCATCCAATGGGACCGTTAGAGCTAGCTGATTTAGTAGGCTTAGACACCCGTTTGAGAAATATGGAATATCTTTATAAAACTTTGGGAGAAAAATATCGCCCCTGTCCACTATTGGTTAAATATGTAAAGGCTGGAAGATTAGGCAGAAAATCTGGAGCTGGATTTCATATTTATAACAAATAATAGGGGGAATTCCATGCTTCAATTTATAATTACTGAAATTTCAAATGGTATTGGTGTTATTAAAATTAATCGTCCTGAAGTTCGTAATGCTCTTCATGCAGAAACTTTAAAAGAATTAGAGGAAGCTATTGATCAATTTGAAAAAAATGATGAGGTAAAAGTTATTGTTATAACTGGAGAAGGTGATAAATCCTTTGCTGCAGGCGCAGATATTAAGCAACTACGGGAAAGAGAAATGTTAGAGGCTTTGGTTCCAGGAATGCAAGGAACCTATAAAAAAGTTGAAAACTGCAGTAAAGCTACGATAGCAGCTATAAATGGATTTGCCCTTGGAGGAGGATGCGAACTCGCTCTTTCTTGTGATATTCGAATAGCAGCGGATCATGCAAAGATTGGATTACCAGAGTTAAACCTAGCTATTATTCCTGGAGCAGGTGGAACTCAGCGTTTATCTCGAATTATTGGAAAAGGCAAAGCGTTAGAAATGATACTTACTGGGAAGATCTTATCAGGTAAAGAGGCGGAACAGTTTGGTTTAGTTTCTCGGTCAGTAGCCTATGAACAATTGTGGGGTGTTGTAAAAGAAACAGCAGAAAAGATAATGAATAAAGGGCCTGTGGCTGTTAAACTAGCAAAAATGGTTATTCATCGAGGAATGGATGTTGATATAGATACAGCTTTGATGTTAGAAAAATTGGCTCAAACCATAGTATTTGGTACAGAAGATAAGAATGAAGGTACACAAGCCTTTATAGAAAAAAGATCTCCCAATTATAAAAATAAGTAGTTTAGGAGAGGAGAGTCAATCATGTACTTTAATTTTTCTGAAGAAATTTTATTTCTAAAAAATAATGTCAAGGATTTTGTTCGTGACGAAGTGGATCCATTAGCTAATGAAATTGAAGAAAGTGATGAAATACCTAAAAGAATTATGAATATGTCAAAGGAAATGGGGTTGTTTGGATTAAGTATTCCTGAGGAATACGGTGGATTGGGCATTAGTATGCTAGGGAAGTGCGCGATCTATGAAGAGTTGGGAAAAACTCATAATGGCTATACAACAGTTGTTGGAGCCCATACTGGTATTGGTTCAGTTGGAATTGTGGAAATGGGAAATGAAAAACAAAAGAAAAAATATTTACCTGATATGGCTGCTGGCGACAGAATTGGAGCTTTTGCTCTTACAGAACCAAGTGCAGGTTCACAAGCTTATAATCTAAAAACCAGAGCAGTTCGAAAAGGAGATAAATATATTATTAACGGTTCAAAACATTTTATCACAAATGCTCCTATCGCAGATATATTTACCGTTATGGCTGTAACTGATCCGGAAAAAGGTCCTAAAGGTATTACTTCATTTATCGTTGAAAAAGACTTTCCCGGATTTCGCCTTGGAAAAATAGAAGAGAAAATGGGGTTACGTGGCTCCCATTCTGCAGAACTATTCTTTGAAGATATGGAAGTACCTGCAGATAATGTTCTGGGTGTAGAGGGGCAAGGTTACGTAAATGCCTTGAAAATCTTAGCAAATGGTAGAGCAGGCTTGGCTGCAAGAAATTTGGGTTCTGCTCAAAAATTATTGGAAATGAGTATCAAATATGCCCAAGAAAGAGTCCAATTTGAAAAACCCATCATCGAAATACAAGCGATTCAACATTTACTTGCGGAAATGGCAATGGATATAGAAGCTCTTCGTTGGTTTACTTACCGTGTAGCATGGATGACAGATCAAAAAATGAATGTAATTAAAGAAGCAGCAATGG encodes the following:
- a CDS encoding 3-hydroxyacyl-CoA dehydrogenase — protein: MKKLTVVGSGTMGRGIAYVAALGEYQVYLQDINQESLDSAQRYIEIEMRKSAERGFINPEKVQSALERITYTTSLEEAVGKADIVIEAVFELMDLKIEIFKKLDKLCPEHTVLATNTSTMSPTEIAAQTSRPEKCIAMHFFNPVHKMKLIEIIRGLETSDETVAIAKEVGVRLGKETVEVNEFPGFVTSRMNCLIGNEAMNMLMEGVASAEDIDKALKLGLNHPMGPLELADLVGLDTRLRNMEYLYKTLGEKYRPCPLLVKYVKAGRLGRKSGAGFHIYNK
- a CDS encoding enoyl-CoA hydratase/isomerase family protein encodes the protein MLQFIITEISNGIGVIKINRPEVRNALHAETLKELEEAIDQFEKNDEVKVIVITGEGDKSFAAGADIKQLREREMLEALVPGMQGTYKKVENCSKATIAAINGFALGGGCELALSCDIRIAADHAKIGLPELNLAIIPGAGGTQRLSRIIGKGKALEMILTGKILSGKEAEQFGLVSRSVAYEQLWGVVKETAEKIMNKGPVAVKLAKMVIHRGMDVDIDTALMLEKLAQTIVFGTEDKNEGTQAFIEKRSPNYKNK
- a CDS encoding acyl-CoA dehydrogenase family protein produces the protein MYFNFSEEILFLKNNVKDFVRDEVDPLANEIEESDEIPKRIMNMSKEMGLFGLSIPEEYGGLGISMLGKCAIYEELGKTHNGYTTVVGAHTGIGSVGIVEMGNEKQKKKYLPDMAAGDRIGAFALTEPSAGSQAYNLKTRAVRKGDKYIINGSKHFITNAPIADIFTVMAVTDPEKGPKGITSFIVEKDFPGFRLGKIEEKMGLRGSHSAELFFEDMEVPADNVLGVEGQGYVNALKILANGRAGLAARNLGSAQKLLEMSIKYAQERVQFEKPIIEIQAIQHLLAEMAMDIEALRWFTYRVAWMTDQKMNVIKEAAMVKLFGSEVYNRAADKAVQVHGGMGYIKEFQVERYYRDARITKIYEGTSEIQKNIIAAQLKKEYER